One Candidatus Korarchaeum sp. genomic region harbors:
- a CDS encoding HD domain-containing protein translates to MRREKFVKDPIHGYLRISPEELMLIDSFPLQRLRRIRQLPGSEYVYPGAVNTRFEHSLGVMHLAGVMGESLCDERETVELLRIAGLLHDVGHGPFSHSFETILSEVFGISHEEMTSVVIRGTEISDSLGKMGFHPDEVVGLIRGTHCKRSLSKVINSSIDADKMDYIVRDSYHTGAGYSVDVHRIASNAVEVNGDLVINVRALEAVESLFMARLLSYKTIYYHKTSRGVQLMLEMGMRSISDRLCLSDIRKEPNSFLELDDYRVWELMRSDERSRWITERLMKRSILKVAWERHGVSLNKEKVSEVRARIAELSGVEEGDIIIDAPVIEFVSGDLPRVLSEMGLLELSEASPVLRRLLGVNPSFVRVYTWPELRDKLRERLRNLPEDEVVRS, encoded by the coding sequence TTGAGAAGGGAGAAATTCGTAAAGGACCCTATACACGGTTATCTCAGGATAAGCCCTGAGGAGCTGATGCTCATAGATTCCTTCCCTTTACAGAGACTCAGGAGGATAAGACAGCTCCCGGGATCTGAGTACGTTTATCCGGGGGCTGTGAACACGAGGTTCGAGCACTCGCTAGGTGTGATGCACTTGGCCGGAGTGATGGGGGAGAGCCTTTGCGATGAGCGTGAGACAGTTGAGCTCCTTAGAATAGCCGGCCTCCTTCACGACGTAGGGCATGGACCCTTCTCTCACTCCTTCGAAACGATCCTCAGTGAGGTCTTCGGGATCTCCCATGAGGAGATGACCTCGGTAGTGATAAGGGGGACCGAGATATCCGATTCGCTGGGGAAGATGGGTTTTCACCCGGATGAGGTAGTAGGCTTGATAAGAGGGACCCACTGTAAGAGGAGCCTCTCGAAGGTCATAAACTCCTCCATAGATGCGGATAAGATGGATTATATAGTGAGGGACTCCTACCATACGGGAGCTGGTTACAGCGTAGACGTCCACAGGATAGCCTCCAATGCTGTTGAGGTTAACGGAGATCTAGTAATAAATGTTAGAGCTCTAGAAGCTGTAGAATCTCTATTCATGGCGAGATTACTCTCATATAAGACTATATACTATCACAAGACCTCCAGGGGAGTCCAGCTCATGCTCGAGATGGGTATGAGGAGCATCTCAGATAGGCTTTGTTTAAGTGACATCAGGAAGGAACCTAACTCCTTCCTAGAGCTAGATGACTACAGAGTTTGGGAGCTCATGAGGAGTGATGAGAGGAGCAGATGGATAACTGAGAGGCTCATGAAGAGGAGTATATTGAAGGTAGCTTGGGAGAGGCATGGGGTGAGTTTGAACAAGGAGAAGGTCAGCGAAGTGAGGGCGAGGATAGCGGAACTGAGCGGGGTCGAGGAGGGTGATATCATAATAGATGCCCCGGTTATAGAGTTTGTGAGTGGAGACCTTCCGAGAGTTCTCAGTGAGATGGGACTTCTAGAGCTATCTGAAGCGTCTCCAGTCTTAAGGAGACTCTTAGGAGTAAATCCATCCTTCGTAAGGGTCTACACTTGGCCTGAGCTCAGAGATAAGTTGAGGGAGAGGTTAAGGAATCTACCTGAGGACGAGGTGGTAAGGAGCTGA
- a CDS encoding ribbon-helix-helix domain-containing protein, translated as MVVVSFHIPNSLMKELERLVEEVGFTSKSEAIREAIRLLIREYKKRSSGGVAY; from the coding sequence ATGGTCGTAGTTTCATTCCACATCCCTAACTCCCTGATGAAGGAGCTCGAGAGATTGGTTGAAGAGGTGGGTTTCACGAGCAAGAGTGAGGCCATCAGGGAGGCTATAAGACTCCTCATAAGGGAATATAAGAAGAGGAGCTCAGGGGGTGTTGCTTACTGA
- a CDS encoding CDP-2,3-bis-(O-geranylgeranyl)-sn-glycerol synthase, giving the protein MELNSYMYAIWYVLPSYFANMSPVVFGGGRPLDMGKNFFDGRRILGDHKTVRGFLSGLIVGSLVGVLQGRPLQGFVLSLGAMIGDCFGSFLKRRMGLAEGSSAPLLDQEGFLLFSILFASPLESLPLESIVFLVLLTPLLHWGSNFIAHLLGLKEVGH; this is encoded by the coding sequence ATGGAGCTAAACTCCTACATGTATGCGATATGGTACGTGCTCCCCTCCTACTTCGCCAACATGTCCCCGGTCGTTTTCGGAGGGGGAAGGCCCCTCGACATGGGGAAGAACTTCTTCGATGGGAGGAGGATATTAGGGGATCACAAAACCGTGAGGGGCTTCCTATCCGGGCTGATAGTAGGTTCCCTCGTCGGAGTCCTCCAGGGAAGGCCTCTTCAGGGATTCGTTCTCTCGCTGGGGGCTATGATAGGTGATTGCTTCGGTTCCTTCTTGAAGAGGAGGATGGGACTAGCTGAGGGGAGTTCAGCACCTTTATTAGATCAAGAAGGGTTTCTCCTGTTCTCGATTCTCTTCGCCTCACCACTCGAGAGCCTTCCCCTGGAGTCCATCGTGTTCCTGGTGCTACTCACCCCCCTCCTCCACTGGGGGTCCAACTTCATAGCGCACCTGCTCGGTCTTAAGGAGGTGGGGCATTGA
- the gcvPB gene encoding aminomethyl-transferring glycine dehydrogenase subunit GcvPB, which yields MGFSQARWFFEDGLLEPTPFEIGRIGEGGVRVAEPEEELIEAVGSLEEVIPKELIRKELKLPGLSEPEVARHFNRLAQMNYGVDSGSYWLGSCTMKYTPKLVMRVADHPSIRNLHPYAPEELAQGLLRMLHELQEMLSVITGLPNYTLQPAAGAQGELVGALMIRKRLGDLGERRDEMVIPETAHGSNFASAAMAGFKVIRVPPSSDGTIDMNALKEAISERTAGMMITNPNTLGIFEDRVLEIAEILHANGSYLYYDGANLNAIMGWVRLSDMGVDVAHLNIHKTFSAPHGGGGPGAGAVGTTDELRDYLPVPVIVKEGNKYRLSYDVPRSIGKVRTFYGNVGVLVKAWAYLKMLGSDGVRESAAIAVMNANYVRKKLMECGFDVPYGRGRPCKHEFVISLAKLRKETGVRALDFAKALIDRGLHPPTMYFPQVVQECLMIEPTESDSLRELDKYVETMREIMKTAYERPEEILNSPKNAAVTRVDDSLANKVLWLSWKVYEKQKSQEELYR from the coding sequence ATGGGGTTCTCCCAAGCCAGGTGGTTCTTCGAGGACGGGTTACTCGAGCCCACTCCCTTCGAGATAGGTAGGATAGGAGAGGGGGGTGTCAGAGTAGCCGAACCCGAGGAAGAGTTGATTGAAGCGGTCGGGAGTCTGGAGGAAGTAATCCCTAAGGAACTGATAAGGAAGGAGCTTAAACTACCGGGACTCAGCGAACCTGAAGTAGCTAGACACTTCAACAGGCTCGCTCAGATGAACTACGGGGTTGATAGCGGATCCTACTGGCTCGGGTCCTGTACAATGAAGTATACACCTAAGTTAGTGATGAGGGTAGCTGATCACCCCTCCATCAGGAACCTCCACCCGTACGCTCCTGAGGAGCTTGCTCAAGGACTACTGAGGATGCTTCACGAGCTTCAGGAGATGCTATCAGTGATAACAGGTCTTCCGAACTACACACTGCAACCAGCGGCAGGAGCTCAAGGGGAGCTGGTAGGTGCTCTCATGATAAGGAAGAGGCTAGGTGACCTGGGGGAGAGGAGGGATGAGATGGTGATCCCCGAGACGGCGCATGGATCTAACTTCGCGAGCGCAGCTATGGCTGGATTCAAGGTCATTAGAGTGCCACCTAGTAGCGATGGTACGATAGACATGAACGCTCTCAAAGAGGCTATCTCCGAGAGGACGGCTGGTATGATGATAACGAATCCCAACACTCTCGGGATATTCGAGGACAGAGTTTTGGAGATAGCCGAGATTCTACACGCTAACGGGAGCTACCTATACTATGATGGAGCTAACCTGAACGCTATAATGGGGTGGGTGAGGCTCTCCGACATGGGTGTTGACGTAGCGCACCTCAACATACATAAGACCTTTTCGGCACCCCACGGTGGTGGGGGGCCTGGTGCCGGTGCCGTAGGGACCACCGATGAGCTGAGGGACTACCTACCGGTGCCGGTGATCGTTAAGGAGGGTAATAAGTATAGGCTTAGCTACGATGTGCCCAGGAGCATAGGTAAGGTGAGGACCTTCTACGGTAATGTGGGGGTCTTAGTGAAAGCCTGGGCTTACCTGAAGATGTTAGGAAGCGATGGGGTGAGAGAGTCAGCAGCTATAGCCGTTATGAACGCGAATTACGTCAGGAAGAAGCTCATGGAATGTGGATTCGATGTCCCTTACGGTAGAGGGAGGCCCTGCAAGCATGAGTTCGTGATATCCCTGGCTAAACTGAGGAAGGAGACAGGGGTCAGAGCTCTAGACTTCGCTAAGGCCCTCATAGACAGGGGACTGCACCCACCGACGATGTACTTCCCGCAGGTGGTCCAGGAGTGCCTAATGATAGAACCTACGGAGAGTGACAGCTTAAGGGAACTCGATAAGTACGTTGAGACGATGAGGGAGATAATGAAGACGGCCTATGAGAGACCAGAAGAGATTCTGAATTCTCCTAAAAATGCTGCGGTCACTAGAGTAGATGATAGCTTAGCTAACAAGGTTCTCTGGCTATCTTGGAAAGTTTACGAGAAGCAGAAGAGCCAAGAAGAGCTCTATAGATAG
- a CDS encoding UPF0147 family protein: MVSKKTEKVKEYEKLLSEAIQRLDRISQDRSVPRNIRRATTEAIETLRDERNSYGVRSNKAISILNEIVNDINMPFPTRSEILLIVGLLEKIKD; the protein is encoded by the coding sequence ATGGTATCCAAGAAGACTGAGAAGGTTAAAGAATATGAGAAACTACTCTCAGAGGCAATACAGAGACTGGATAGAATATCCCAAGATAGAAGCGTCCCTAGGAACATAAGAAGAGCCACTACAGAAGCGATAGAGACTCTTAGGGATGAGAGGAATAGTTATGGTGTTAGATCAAATAAGGCAATATCTATACTAAACGAGATAGTAAATGATATAAATATGCCATTTCCAACGAGATCTGAGATACTTCTTATAGTTGGATTGCTTGAAAAGATAAAAGATTAG
- the gcvPA gene encoding aminomethyl-transferring glycine dehydrogenase subunit GcvPA → MVSYLSPNADEGVKRRILDYLGVGSVEELYVDVPSEILLKEPPDIGRGMNHIELERLVDSLLPKPPRLIFTGGGVADHYVPPLVDEIASRQEFYTSYTPYQPELSQGMLQALFEYQSLMAELLGMEVVNASLYDYGSALGEAGRFSMRVTRRRKIVIASSVNPERKAVLRTYLDPLNAEIVEAPMDRESGCISLDHLRPLIDDSTAMVYIEMPNFYGIIEEGAEDVFELAHSKGAIAAAGVDPLLAALIKPPGELGADLVVGEGQHLGSPMSFGGPSLGIFAIRMDMRFVRQLPGRLIGMTKTQEGLYRGYCMVLQTREQHIRKEEATSNITTSSSLMAVRAAIYITLLGPEGLRKLAEKIAYNTAYLRKRLSELDSFSVPFKGAAFKELAVSSSVPWERVNSHLLSRGVLGGFIVSRFFPEMDMGMNISLFSTTEKHGKSEIDELINLMREVS, encoded by the coding sequence ATGGTGTCGTACTTATCCCCTAATGCGGATGAGGGAGTTAAGAGGAGGATTCTGGATTACCTCGGTGTTGGTAGCGTGGAGGAATTATACGTCGATGTACCGAGCGAGATATTACTAAAGGAACCTCCTGACATAGGAAGGGGCATGAATCACATCGAGCTCGAGCGTTTAGTCGATTCGCTACTTCCTAAGCCGCCCAGGCTTATCTTCACGGGTGGAGGGGTGGCTGATCATTACGTACCTCCTCTCGTGGATGAGATAGCATCTAGGCAGGAGTTCTACACATCCTATACTCCTTATCAGCCGGAGCTCTCTCAGGGTATGCTTCAAGCACTGTTCGAATACCAATCCCTCATGGCGGAGCTTCTGGGGATGGAAGTCGTTAACGCATCTCTCTACGATTACGGCTCAGCTCTGGGGGAAGCTGGGAGGTTCTCAATGAGGGTCACTAGGAGGAGGAAGATAGTGATAGCTTCTAGTGTGAACCCGGAGAGGAAAGCCGTGCTGAGGACGTACCTGGACCCCCTGAACGCCGAGATTGTTGAAGCACCTATGGACCGGGAGAGCGGTTGCATCTCCTTGGATCACCTTAGGCCCTTGATCGATGATTCTACAGCTATGGTCTACATAGAGATGCCTAATTTCTACGGGATCATCGAGGAGGGAGCTGAGGACGTATTCGAACTAGCGCATTCAAAGGGAGCTATCGCTGCCGCTGGTGTGGATCCGTTACTAGCGGCTCTCATCAAACCCCCAGGTGAGCTAGGCGCTGACCTAGTCGTCGGGGAAGGTCAGCACTTAGGGAGCCCTATGAGCTTCGGAGGACCTTCTCTAGGGATATTCGCCATTAGAATGGATATGAGGTTCGTTAGACAACTTCCCGGAAGGTTAATAGGGATGACTAAAACTCAGGAGGGTCTCTACAGGGGCTACTGCATGGTACTTCAAACTAGGGAGCAGCACATAAGGAAGGAGGAAGCCACCTCGAACATAACCACGAGCTCCTCACTGATGGCAGTGAGGGCGGCTATCTACATCACCCTACTGGGCCCTGAGGGCCTCAGGAAGTTAGCTGAGAAGATCGCCTACAATACAGCTTACCTGAGGAAGAGGTTATCAGAGCTGGATTCTTTCAGCGTTCCCTTTAAGGGAGCAGCTTTTAAGGAGCTGGCTGTGAGCTCATCGGTCCCTTGGGAGAGGGTCAACTCCCACCTCCTCTCCAGGGGAGTGCTCGGGGGCTTCATCGTATCGAGGTTCTTCCCGGAGATGGATATGGGGATGAACATATCCCTCTTCTCAACCACTGAGAAGCACGGGAAGTCTGAGATAGATGAACTGATTAATTTGATGAGGGAGGTGAGCTAA
- a CDS encoding 50S ribosomal protein L37e codes for MVKGTPSMGRRSRGKTHVRCRRCGRHSFNIRKGYCASCGFGRSSRMRRYSWANKVRWRGIRVI; via the coding sequence ATGGTAAAGGGAACTCCCTCCATGGGGAGGAGAAGTAGAGGTAAGACCCACGTGAGGTGCAGGAGATGTGGAAGGCACTCCTTCAATATCAGGAAGGGGTATTGTGCTTCCTGCGGATTCGGGAGGAGCTCCAGAATGAGGAGATACTCTTGGGCTAACAAGGTGAGGTGGAGGGGTATAAGAGTTATCTGA
- the ftsZ gene encoding cell division protein FtsZ yields the protein MFPEESASSPAKEMLDLFRKIFDSSSIPPSKSNGPGRPSSAPSYDVDPRTRSISSDEFLKSARSLSEDFDDDSATGNLVIVGVGGCGSNTIDNIAKLGIRGIKLVAINTDKVHLDGINAPYKVLIGDSITHGLGAGGRPEVARACAEQDAHKISDALGNRPDLVFLAAGMGGGTGTGAAPIVAKIAKDKGAKIIAFVTLPFRTEGRHKYKLAQEGIRQLRKWADTVVLISNDKLLKLAGDRPLDEAFMIADMTLAVMVKGIAEIIRKRTMVNVDLNDIRTLMSVGGVAAVGIGESSDPKRRGEEAVKMALKNQLIEISPEGARGALVVVYGGKNMRLTEVHQITEIVASKMSSDAIIKIGADIDESLGDSVRVILLLTGIRSPDMLGPDVPLRTEPISVSVDGRYDPIEALEDILGSPYVI from the coding sequence ATGTTCCCAGAGGAATCAGCCTCTTCTCCGGCTAAGGAAATGTTGGATCTCTTCAGGAAGATCTTTGACAGTTCTTCAATACCACCGAGTAAGTCCAATGGCCCCGGTAGACCTAGTAGTGCACCAAGCTACGATGTGGATCCCAGAACTAGGTCTATAAGCTCTGATGAATTCCTTAAGTCCGCTAGATCTTTAAGCGAGGATTTCGACGACGATTCCGCAACAGGGAACCTGGTCATAGTGGGGGTGGGGGGCTGCGGCTCCAACACGATAGATAACATAGCCAAGCTGGGGATAAGAGGGATAAAGCTCGTGGCTATAAACACGGATAAGGTGCATCTAGATGGGATAAATGCTCCCTATAAAGTGTTGATAGGGGATAGCATAACGCACGGGCTTGGAGCGGGCGGTAGACCTGAAGTGGCTAGGGCTTGTGCTGAACAGGACGCCCATAAGATCTCAGATGCCTTGGGGAACAGGCCCGATCTGGTCTTCCTGGCTGCGGGTATGGGAGGGGGTACGGGGACGGGAGCTGCCCCCATAGTCGCGAAGATAGCTAAGGATAAGGGGGCTAAGATAATAGCTTTCGTGACACTCCCCTTCAGGACTGAGGGAAGGCATAAATACAAGCTCGCTCAGGAGGGGATAAGGCAGCTCAGGAAGTGGGCTGATACCGTCGTATTGATATCTAACGACAAGCTCCTCAAGCTAGCTGGCGACAGACCCCTTGATGAGGCCTTCATGATAGCTGATATGACGCTAGCCGTGATGGTCAAGGGGATAGCTGAGATAATAAGGAAGAGGACCATGGTCAACGTGGATCTAAATGACATAAGAACGCTTATGTCCGTCGGTGGAGTCGCTGCTGTGGGAATAGGGGAATCTTCCGATCCGAAGAGGAGGGGCGAAGAAGCTGTCAAGATGGCTTTAAAGAATCAGCTTATAGAGATATCTCCTGAGGGAGCTAGAGGTGCTTTAGTTGTCGTCTATGGAGGGAAGAACATGAGGTTGACGGAAGTACATCAGATAACTGAGATAGTTGCTTCTAAGATGTCCAGCGATGCGATAATAAAGATAGGGGCTGACATAGATGAGTCCCTCGGAGATAGTGTTAGGGTGATACTCCTACTCACTGGGATAAGGTCCCCCGATATGCTGGGCCCGGACGTCCCTCTGAGGACTGAGCCCATAAGCGTCTCAGTCGATGGGAGGTACGATCCGATTGAAGCCCTAGAGGATATACTAGGTAGCCCCTATGTCATCTGA
- a CDS encoding helicase C-terminal domain-containing protein — MNSQYFILHDGYWECDVLRHFPYPEPRKGQLELIGSILGAIEGGGITVIEAPSGLGKTAGVLTAISCFSEHKRAKFIYAVRTHSQVSRVMEECGKFSKLRVAALRGKGELCINWRVKKIKNNDLMVEACRGLRRSGSCPYYEPKGVQGPRCYDPLSSTSGFCPYYESIATIRGGNYDALVLCYPYLFDPELGLPMSFSRSEVYLIVDEAHNLRKYWISKRIAVIDSSELEFLPRFRDIVKSLREAGLPYLKLPKDYFLCLLRSHRSEDASEGIVRFLDWAIDEVKSASSVLLEPPNLILVKESGKKLEEIFKPFKACVLISGTWSEEVARGEVLDDLRYERISMRRWGEVYSTIIKDFTTKFEERSRMEFYRIASALSDLSDVIIGNMGIFTSSYDVLQGILDAGFENMLEKPLFVERRDMDSQELTRMISEFKRISKTGAVLLGVQGGRSSEGEDFPGLQMTTSVIVGMQLAKPNALGRIQEVLWRKFTRLQNPNLINACRVAVQAAARPVRSSKDVGFIVFADVRFSKCINMMPDWMKAPLRYLSLSELAVAAQEFFKGRTATLVRMGDALEDLPLGGESSRDEGGSP; from the coding sequence GTGAACTCACAATATTTTATCCTACATGACGGGTATTGGGAGTGTGACGTACTGAGACACTTCCCGTATCCGGAGCCCAGGAAGGGGCAGCTTGAACTCATAGGGAGCATATTAGGCGCTATTGAGGGAGGGGGTATAACTGTCATAGAGGCGCCCAGTGGGTTGGGGAAGACGGCTGGTGTCCTAACTGCTATAAGTTGCTTCTCCGAGCATAAGAGGGCTAAGTTCATTTACGCTGTGAGGACTCACAGTCAAGTAAGCAGGGTGATGGAGGAATGCGGTAAGTTCAGTAAGCTCAGGGTAGCTGCTCTCAGGGGGAAAGGTGAGCTCTGCATTAACTGGAGGGTTAAGAAGATCAAGAATAATGACTTAATGGTTGAAGCTTGTAGGGGTCTGAGGAGGAGCGGTTCCTGTCCCTACTACGAACCTAAAGGCGTTCAGGGACCGCGTTGCTACGATCCTCTTAGTTCGACATCGGGGTTCTGCCCTTATTACGAATCCATAGCTACGATAAGAGGTGGGAACTACGACGCTTTAGTGCTCTGTTACCCCTACCTCTTCGACCCTGAGCTAGGGCTTCCCATGAGCTTCTCGAGGTCCGAGGTCTACTTGATTGTTGATGAGGCTCACAACCTTAGGAAATACTGGATCTCTAAGAGAATAGCTGTTATCGATTCATCAGAACTCGAGTTCCTTCCTAGGTTCAGGGATATCGTCAAATCACTGAGAGAAGCAGGACTTCCTTACTTAAAGCTACCGAAGGACTACTTCCTCTGCCTGCTGAGGAGCCACCGCTCTGAGGATGCGAGTGAGGGCATCGTGAGGTTCCTCGACTGGGCCATAGATGAGGTTAAGTCAGCTAGTAGTGTACTGCTTGAGCCTCCGAACCTTATCCTGGTCAAGGAAAGTGGTAAGAAATTAGAGGAGATTTTCAAGCCCTTTAAGGCCTGTGTACTAATATCAGGGACTTGGAGCGAGGAAGTAGCTAGAGGAGAAGTTCTGGATGACTTAAGATACGAAAGGATATCTATGAGGCGTTGGGGAGAGGTTTACTCTACTATAATCAAGGACTTCACGACTAAGTTCGAGGAGAGGAGCAGAATGGAGTTTTACAGGATAGCTTCTGCCTTATCAGACTTATCTGATGTTATTATTGGAAATATGGGTATCTTCACCTCTTCTTACGATGTACTCCAGGGGATCCTGGATGCCGGTTTTGAGAACATGTTGGAGAAACCCCTCTTCGTGGAGAGGAGGGATATGGATTCGCAGGAGTTAACTAGGATGATATCAGAGTTTAAGAGAATCTCTAAGACTGGAGCGGTGCTCTTAGGTGTTCAGGGAGGGAGGAGCAGTGAGGGAGAGGACTTCCCCGGGCTCCAGATGACTACCTCCGTCATCGTGGGGATGCAGCTCGCGAAACCGAACGCTCTAGGGAGAATTCAGGAGGTCCTCTGGAGGAAATTCACGAGACTTCAGAATCCTAATTTGATCAACGCATGTAGAGTCGCTGTGCAGGCAGCCGCTAGACCGGTTAGATCATCAAAGGACGTGGGATTCATTGTGTTTGCCGATGTGAGGTTCTCTAAATGCATAAACATGATGCCTGACTGGATGAAAGCTCCGTTGAGGTACCTGAGCCTGAGCGAGCTCGCTGTAGCAGCTCAGGAATTCTTTAAGGGGAGGACCGCTACCCTAGTTAGGATGGGAGATGCGCTTGAGGATCTACCCCTCGGAGGGGAGAGCTCGCGTGATGAGGGAGGAAGTCCGTGA
- a CDS encoding ATPase domain-containing protein: protein MSLDELSGRIDKRYIEMMRKRGIGIEDLTLMTDSELAGKLGVDRDVAREILREVSLLSFKPVTAEELLPEGPLLRTGMRGLDELLGGGIRLRTITGIYGPPSSGKTQFCIYITTRSLMELEEGGISSRIACFIDTEGTFDPRRAVAFLKQNGLSEDHLSRIRVMKAYNTQQLHLALELSAELVRSGESEFLCLDSISHPLSSYEGLRGLKEKQEELQKVLMALRRIAERGSIVIMTMHAVRWGRGLHSKGGFVLAHVPHNMLCFRRIRGDRVVVTLEDSSYLPPGQAAFRIGEDGLFEL from the coding sequence ATGAGCTTAGATGAACTCTCAGGGAGGATAGATAAGAGGTACATAGAGATGATGAGGAAGAGGGGGATAGGGATTGAGGATCTGACCTTAATGACAGATTCCGAGTTAGCCGGGAAACTTGGTGTCGATAGGGATGTGGCCAGGGAGATACTCAGGGAAGTGAGTCTCCTCTCCTTCAAACCTGTGACAGCGGAGGAGCTCCTCCCCGAGGGCCCCCTGCTCAGGACCGGGATGAGAGGGTTGGACGAACTTCTAGGCGGGGGGATCAGGCTGAGGACGATAACAGGGATTTATGGACCTCCGTCTTCAGGGAAGACCCAGTTCTGCATTTATATTACCACCAGATCTCTCATGGAATTGGAGGAAGGAGGTATCTCCTCCAGGATAGCTTGTTTCATTGATACCGAGGGCACGTTCGATCCCAGGAGAGCTGTAGCTTTCCTGAAGCAGAACGGCCTTTCCGAGGATCACCTATCGAGGATAAGGGTCATGAAAGCGTACAACACGCAACAGCTTCACTTGGCCCTTGAGCTCTCAGCAGAGTTAGTGAGGTCAGGGGAATCTGAGTTCCTCTGCTTAGATTCCATTTCTCATCCTCTGAGCAGTTATGAGGGATTAAGAGGGCTTAAGGAGAAGCAGGAGGAGCTTCAGAAGGTACTAATGGCCTTAAGGAGAATAGCTGAGAGAGGCAGTATCGTCATCATGACAATGCATGCGGTGAGGTGGGGGAGGGGCCTCCACTCCAAAGGGGGGTTCGTCCTAGCCCACGTACCCCATAACATGCTCTGCTTCAGGAGGATCAGGGGCGACAGAGTAGTGGTCACGCTTGAGGACTCGTCCTATCTTCCTCCTGGGCAGGCCGCCTTCAGGATAGGAGAGGACGGCTTGTTCGAGCTATAG
- a CDS encoding glycine cleavage system H protein, with amino-acid sequence MEIPSDRFYTKTHEWVKIYENKAIIGITSYAVEQLGDITFLEVRPIGTRVRKGERIGVVESSKTTEKIYAPVSGEIAEINREAGVTEEGSSEVPIGLEKITQDPYGEGWIVALIIGEEAPSELSDLMKAEEYAKYVEESH; translated from the coding sequence ATGGAGATCCCTTCCGATAGATTTTATACAAAAACCCATGAATGGGTAAAAATTTACGAAAATAAGGCCATAATTGGGATAACATCTTATGCAGTTGAACAACTTGGGGATATAACATTCCTGGAGGTTAGACCCATAGGGACTAGAGTGCGGAAAGGGGAGAGGATAGGTGTCGTCGAGAGCAGTAAGACGACTGAGAAGATATATGCCCCCGTCTCAGGTGAGATAGCAGAGATAAATAGGGAAGCTGGTGTCACGGAGGAGGGGAGCAGCGAGGTACCGATAGGTCTGGAGAAGATAACACAGGACCCTTACGGCGAGGGTTGGATAGTCGCTCTGATAATCGGGGAGGAGGCCCCATCCGAGCTCAGTGATCTCATGAAAGCAGAGGAATACGCTAAGTATGTGGAGGAAAGTCATTGA
- a CDS encoding Sjogren's syndrome/scleroderma autoantigen 1 family protein produces MNHSENDRSKKMAEALLKGWRMLSETCPVCGSPLFETSGGEVTCAVCGAKVILVESEEQAGIEEQRIALERVMSSLVKMLERELLSARSEVNEETLSRVNSILDALEKASSIYRNLARLGRKRK; encoded by the coding sequence GTGAACCACTCAGAGAACGATAGGAGTAAGAAGATGGCTGAAGCCTTACTCAAAGGCTGGAGGATGTTGTCTGAGACCTGCCCTGTTTGCGGCTCTCCACTGTTCGAGACTAGCGGGGGTGAGGTGACCTGCGCCGTCTGTGGGGCTAAGGTGATACTCGTCGAGTCAGAGGAGCAGGCTGGGATAGAGGAGCAGAGGATCGCGCTGGAGAGAGTCATGAGCTCCCTCGTTAAGATGCTCGAGCGTGAGCTGCTATCAGCTAGGAGCGAGGTCAATGAGGAGACCCTCTCCAGGGTAAACTCCATATTGGATGCTTTAGAGAAAGCTAGTTCTATCTACAGGAATCTAGCTCGTCTGGGTAGGAAGCGTAAATGA